A single window of Streptomyces sp. NBC_00464 DNA harbors:
- the upp gene encoding uracil phosphoribosyltransferase translates to MRIHVVDHPLVAHKLTTLRDKRTDSPTFRRLADELVTLLAYEATRDVRTEQVDIETPVTPTTGVKLSYPRPLVVPILRAGLGMLDGMVRLLPTAEVGFLGMIRDEETLQASTYATRMPEDLSGRQVYVLDPMLATGGTLVAAIQELIKRGADDVTAVVLLAAPEGVEVMERELAGTPVTVVTASVDERLNEHGYIVPGLGDAGDRMYGTAG, encoded by the coding sequence ATGCGGATCCACGTCGTCGACCACCCGCTGGTCGCGCACAAACTCACCACCCTGCGCGACAAGCGCACCGACTCCCCGACCTTCCGGCGCCTCGCCGACGAGCTGGTCACCCTGCTCGCGTACGAGGCCACCCGCGATGTGCGCACCGAACAGGTCGACATCGAGACCCCGGTGACGCCCACCACCGGAGTGAAGCTGTCGTACCCGCGGCCCCTCGTCGTGCCGATCCTGCGGGCCGGCCTCGGCATGCTCGACGGCATGGTGCGGCTGCTGCCGACCGCCGAGGTGGGCTTCCTGGGCATGATCCGCGACGAGGAGACGCTCCAGGCGTCCACGTACGCGACCCGCATGCCGGAGGACCTCTCGGGCCGCCAGGTGTACGTCCTGGACCCGATGCTCGCCACCGGCGGCACCCTGGTCGCGGCCATCCAGGAGCTGATCAAGCGCGGTGCGGACGATGTCACCGCGGTCGTGCTGCTCGCGGCGCCCGAGGGCGTCGAGGTGATGGAGCGCGAGCTGGCGGGGACGCCCGTCACCGTGGTCACCGCCTCGGTCGACGAGCGGCTCAACGAGCACGGCTACATCGTGCCGGGCCTCGGCGACGCCGGGGACCGGATGTACGGCACCGCCGGCTAG
- a CDS encoding tRNA adenosine deaminase-associated protein, giving the protein MYFAALLARTEDGWEASDTELDDVETLSDLTDLAREASVDEDTVLVFIEQEDAWFGVVRVDGEEDPRIYVSNASAAARSSYGEILLTDELLGREPAAEDSIAALEELVGLDGTEDGEPESPDNANNNTDDDDDGPDPDAVPAGPLGDTGVLSDLGLPEAELLMLRTDVLTEIADALGAAEVLETVR; this is encoded by the coding sequence GTGTACTTCGCCGCACTGCTCGCGCGCACCGAAGACGGGTGGGAAGCGAGCGACACGGAGCTCGACGATGTGGAGACCCTGTCCGATCTGACGGATCTGGCCCGTGAGGCCTCGGTGGACGAGGACACGGTGCTCGTCTTCATCGAGCAGGAGGACGCCTGGTTCGGCGTCGTCCGGGTGGACGGTGAGGAGGACCCGCGTATCTACGTCTCCAACGCCTCCGCCGCCGCCCGCTCCTCGTACGGGGAGATCCTGCTCACCGATGAACTGCTCGGCCGCGAACCCGCGGCCGAGGACTCGATCGCCGCCCTCGAAGAGCTCGTCGGCCTCGACGGCACGGAGGACGGCGAGCCGGAATCCCCCGACAACGCCAACAACAACACCGACGATGACGACGACGGGCCGGACCCCGACGCCGTACCGGCGGGTCCGCTCGGTGACACCGGGGTGCTGTCCGACCTCGGGCTCCCCGAGGCGGAGCTGCTGATGCTGCGGACGGACGTGCTGACGGAGATCGCGGACGCGCTGGGAGCGGCCGAGGTCCTGGAGACCGTCCGTTAG
- the tadA gene encoding tRNA adenosine(34) deaminase TadA — MTEAPHPHHPSPAQHPLHDPVRDPWRAPMRRALDEAGLAAAAGDVPVGAVVLSPDGTLLATGHNEREATGDPTAHAEVLALRRAAAALGEWRLSGCTLVVTLEPCTMCAGALVQSRVGRVVYGARDEKAGAAGSLWDVVRDRRLNHRPEVIHGVLETDCAALLTAFFRDR, encoded by the coding sequence GTGACCGAAGCACCACACCCGCACCACCCGTCCCCAGCACAGCACCCCCTGCACGATCCCGTACGGGACCCGTGGCGGGCGCCCATGCGCCGCGCCCTGGACGAGGCGGGCCTGGCGGCGGCGGCCGGCGATGTGCCGGTCGGCGCCGTCGTCCTCTCCCCGGACGGCACCCTGCTCGCCACGGGCCACAACGAACGCGAGGCGACCGGCGACCCGACCGCGCACGCCGAGGTCCTCGCGCTGCGCCGGGCCGCCGCCGCCCTCGGCGAATGGCGGCTGTCCGGATGCACGCTCGTCGTCACCCTGGAGCCCTGCACCATGTGCGCGGGCGCCCTGGTGCAGTCCCGCGTGGGCCGGGTCGTCTACGGCGCCCGGGACGAGAAGGCCGGAGCGGCCGGCTCGCTCTGGGACGTCGTACGGGACCGCCGGCTCAACCACCGCCCCGAGGTGATCCACGGCGTCCTGGAGACCGACTGTGCGGCCCTCCTGACGGCCTTCTTCCGCGACCGCTGA
- a CDS encoding Dabb family protein, with amino-acid sequence MIRHLVLFKLNDGVERDDPRVVAGAEAFRGLADKVPGLEFWECAWNITDRPIAYDFAINSAVADEAALKSYIEHPAHQAAAGQWREFATWVIADYPF; translated from the coding sequence ATGATCCGCCACCTGGTCCTGTTCAAGCTGAACGACGGCGTCGAGCGAGACGATCCGCGGGTCGTCGCAGGCGCCGAGGCCTTCCGGGGACTGGCGGACAAGGTGCCCGGGCTGGAGTTCTGGGAGTGCGCCTGGAACATCACCGACCGGCCGATCGCGTACGACTTCGCCATCAACTCCGCGGTCGCCGACGAGGCCGCGCTGAAGAGCTACATCGAGCATCCGGCCCACCAGGCGGCTGCCGGGCAGTGGCGTGAATTCGCCACCTGGGTGATCGCCGACTACCCGTTCTGA